In the genome of Noviherbaspirillum saxi, the window CACCACCGATTGCGGGCCGTCGATCACTTCGGCGGCGACTTCCTCGCCACGGTGCGCCGGCAGGCAATGCATGAAGAGGGCGTCGGCATTGGCGCGCTTCATCTTCTCGGCGTCGACGATCCAGCCGTCGAAGGCTTTCAGTCGCGCCGCGTTTTCTTCTTCGTAGCCCATGCTGGTCCAGACGTCGGTGGTCACGAGATCCGCGCCCGCGCACGCATCGGACGGATTGGCGAAGAAGGTGTAATTACTGTTGCCCGATGCAACCAGCGACTGGTCGATTTCGTAGCCCTTCGGCGTCGAGACGTTGACATGGAAGCCGAAGATCTGCGCTGCCTGCAGCCAGGAGTAGAGCATGTTGTTGGCGTCGCCGATCCACGCGACAGTCTTGTCCTTGATGGAGCCGCGATGCTCGATATACGTGAACACGTCGGCCAGCACCTGGCAGGGATGATGTTCATTGGTCAGGCCATTGATGACCGGTACGCGCGAGTGGCCGGCAAAGCGATCGATGATGTCCTGCCCGAAGGTGCGGACCATGATGATGTCGCACATGCGGGACATGACCTGTGCCG includes:
- the argF gene encoding ornithine carbamoyltransferase — translated: MAIKHFLQFSDFTLDEFDYVIERSRIIKRKFKNYEPHHTLLDRTLVMVFEKNSTRTRLSFEAGMHQLGGAAIYLNTRDSQLGRGEPVEDAAQVMSRMCDIIMVRTFGQDIIDRFAGHSRVPVINGLTNEHHPCQVLADVFTYIEHRGSIKDKTVAWIGDANNMLYSWLQAAQIFGFHVNVSTPKGYEIDQSLVASGNSNYTFFANPSDACAGADLVTTDVWTSMGYEEENAARLKAFDGWIVDAEKMKRANADALFMHCLPAHRGEEVAAEVIDGPQSVVWDEAENRLHVQKALLEYLVLGKLN